The following nucleotide sequence is from Methylocella sp..
TTTCCCGCAGTCAATTGCGCGAACTGATGCGGGAAACGCTGTTTTCTCCCACCCATTGGACCGAGGCGCTCTATGTGCCGCCATTCAAGCACTGGGCCATGTTGCAGTTGGGGATCGCCTTCGAGCGGATCGGCGGTTTCTTCGGGCTTCCCGGCGCGGGCGTCCTCATTGTCGAGGCGACCAAACAGCTTTATCGTCCGGTGGGCGTGCGCCGCGCGCAGCGCGCGCTGCCGCAATTCCAACCTGCGCTCGCCCCCGAAACCATCGGCGTTGCGCCGATTTCTAGATCCTCACCTTGGCGTCACGATCGAGCTTCAACTTGAAGCATTGGGCAAGAAATAAACCGCCGTGCATCAGTCCGGCGCCGTCGATGCCATGCCCAAGCCCCATGGACAGATGCCATTGGGTGGGGATGTCGGCCTTGGCCAGATCCTCGGCCGAGAGAAACAGCGCCTCCGTCGGAATGACGGGGTCCTCGCTGCCATGAATCAGCAGAATCGGGGGCGCTTTGCCGGCAGGCGTGTGGGCCGTTGCTTGGCTCAAATGCTCCGGCCCGACCACCGCGCCCGAATAGCCGACGATCGCCGCCAGGGCGCGCTTGCGCCGAAGCCCGACATGCAACGCAACCATCGTCCCCTGGCTGAAGCCAACTAGAGCCAATTTCGACTCGTCGAGCCCATGACGCTGAAGCTCGGCGTCAAGAAACGCGTCAAGGCCCGGAGCCGCCTTGTTGACGCCGATCCAGCGCTCATTGGGGTCGCGCATCGTCAAGGGAAACCATTGCCGCCCGCTCGGCGCTTGGCTGCAGGGCTCTGGCGCATTTGGCGATACAAAGGCCGCATCAGGCATAAATGCCTGCCATTGCTTGGCGATGGCGATCAGATCCGAGCCGTCGGCGCCATAACCATGCAAAAACACGATGAGTTGTTTCGCGTTGCGCGATTTCGGCGCGAGGCGCGGGCCGTCAATCAAAGCCGCCATTTGGTGTGTCCGCTGGTTGGATATTTTGCGCGAAAAGCCTGCCCGGCCCAGCCATTTGAAGCATTTTCGCCTCGAATGGAACCGCCCGACGCCGCCCGCGCAGATTCACGTTTACCGGCCGCTCCGGCGGGATTAAGTTAGCAGCTCGCGGCTAACGCGAATAATCCTGATTTCGCTAGCCCTTGAGGCTCCCGCGCCGGGCGGCCGAAACTCAGGACGCGTTGAGAGGGCTCCCATGTATATCATCGCCCGCAACATCACTGGTCCGCGCTTGCGCTGCGAAGCCTTGATGGTCGACAAAAAAAGCTTCACGCCCTGGCCGCCGACCAACGAAGATGGCTGGCGCAGGGCCTATAAATTTCGCGACAAACTGATGGCCGAAGTGGTCCGCCTCGAAGCCGACCCCTTGGGCGAGCAGCTCAAGGTGATCGAGGCGGTTTATATTCCGTGAGGCGTTGAACGCAATCCTCCCCTTCATTAGCGCTCAAAGGCCCACGGACGGTGAACAGACCTAGCTGCGAAAGAGACGCCATTTAAGAAAAGGACCGCTTCGCTATCCTTCAAGGCGTGCGTTTTGCGCCTTGCTCGGAATGTTCGGCCCTTGTCCAAGGCCGTTATTCCGGCAGGAAATCCATCGCAACGCCATTAATGCAATAGCGCAAATGGGTCGGGGGCGGCCCGTCCGGAAAGACATGGCCGAGATGGCTGCCGCAGCGGCTGCAATGCACCTCCGTGCGCCGCATCCCGTAGCGGCCATCTTCCTGCGTCTCAACGGCGCCTTCGATCGGATCATTGAAGCTCGGCCAGCCCGTGCCGCTCTCGAATTTTCCTTTGGAGGCGAAAAGCTTCTGCCCGCATCCGGCGCAGGCGAAAACGCCCGCGCGCTTTTCGTAATTCAAGGCGCAACTGCCCGGCGCCTCGGTGCCGTGGCCGCGCATGATGTCATATTGTTCCGGCGTCAGAAGACTGCGCCATTCCGCATCGCTGTGCGTAACAGGAAACTCTTTGGTCTGCGTCATCCTATGCTCCACCCTTGCTCGCGCAACGAGCCTCACACATCCAGATTGGCGACGCTCAGCGCGTTGTCCTGGATGAATTCGCGACGGGGCTCGACGACGTCGCCCATCAATTTGACGAAAATATCGTCGGCGTCATCGCCTTCCTTGATCTTGACCTGCAACAGGGAGCGCGCCTCGCGGTCGAGCGTCGTCTCCCACAGCTGCTCGGGGTTCATTTCGCCAAGGCCTTTGTAGCGTTGCATTTGCGAAATGCCCTTCTGTCCAGCCGCCATCACGGCGTCGAGCAGATCGCCGGAGCCTGAGACCTGGGCCTCATCCCCGCGCCGGATGAACTGCGCCGGCCGGGCGAACACATCATGCAAAGTCGCGCTGTGCTCATTGAGGCGGCGCGCCTCGCTCGAGGACAGCAGTCCGGCGTCAAGCGTCGAGGCCTGGCGAACGCCGCGCACCTCGCGGGTAAAGATATAGCCGCCATTCTCGACGCGGCCGCTCCAGCCGCGCTCGATATCGTCGGCGAGTTCGTCGAGACGCGCAGCGATCGCCGTGGCGAAGCCCTCGGCCATCGCCTCCTCGTCTGGACGGATCGGCCTCAGCGCCCCGGCGATCGCCGCCTGCTCCACAATGGTCCGATCATAGCGCGAATGCGTGGCGCTCAGCACATGCCGCACAATCCGCGCCTCCTCGATGATCGAGCGCAGATCCGGACCGGCGCGCTCGACGCCATTGGCGAGGCGCAGCACAGCTCCCTCAAGGCCGTTGCCGATGAGATAATCTTCGCGCGCGTGCTCATCTTTCAAATATTGCTCGGAGCCGCCGCGCTTGACCTTATAGAGGGGGGGCTGCGCTATGTAGAGATGGCCGCGTTCGATAAGTTCGCGCATCTGGCGGAAGAAGAAAGTCAGAAGCAAAGTACGGATATGCGAACCGTCGACATCCGCGTCGGTCATGATGATGACCTTGTGATAGCGCAGCTTATCAGCGTTGAAATCGTCGCGGCCGATGCCTGTCCCGAGCGCAGTGATCAGCGTCCCAATCTCCTGGCTTGACAGCATTTTGTCGAATCGCGCGCGCTCCACATTAAGGATTTTGCCGCGCAATGGCAGCACCGCCTGGTATTCGCGGTTGCGGCCCTGCTTCGCGGAGCCGCCCGCTGAGTCGCCTTCGACTAGGAACAGTTCGGCCTTCGCCGGGTCGCGCTCCTGGCAGTCGGCGAGCTTGCCCGGCAGATTGGCGACGTCGAGCGCGCCTTTGCGGCGGGTGAGTTCGCGCGCCTTGCGCGCCGCTTCGCGCGCCTGCGCCGCCTCAACCACTTTGCCGACGATGACGCGCGCCTCTTGCGGATGTTCTTCGAACCAGGACCCGAGCATCTCATTGACGAGACCCTCGACCGCCGGACGAACCTCCGAGGACACCAGCTTTTCCTTGGTTTGCGAGGAAAATTTTGGGTCGGGCACCTTGACCGAAAGCACGCAGGTCAGCCCCTCGCGGCTATCATCGCCCGTAAGATCGGCCTTCTCGCGCTTGAGGAGACCCGAGCGCTCGGCATAGCCCGTGACCTGCCGCGTCAGCCCCGCGCGGAAGCCAGCCAAATGCGTTCCGCCGTCGCGCTGCGGGATGTTGTTGGTAAAGACCAACACATTCTCGTGGTAGGAATCGTTCCACCACAAAGCGACCTCGACGATAATGTTCTCGCGCTCGCCCTTGATCAGAATGGGCTTGGCGAGCAGCGGACTTTTGGCGCGATCGAGATAGCGCACAAACGCCTCGAGGCCGCCGTCATAATAAAGCTGCTCCGTCTTGACCTCGGGGCCGCGGGCGTCGGTGAGCTGGATCCGAACGCCTGAGTTCAGGAAGGCGAGCTCTCGCAACCGGTGTTCGATCGTCGCAAAATCATAGTCGACCATGGTGAAGGTCGCGGGCGAGGCGAGAAAGGTGACTTCCGTGCCGCGCTGGGGCTTTCCTTCATGCGTAGGCGCCGGTCCGATGACTTGGAGCGGGGCGGTTGCATCGCCCTCTTCAAAATTGATCAAATGCTCTTTGCCGTCGCGCCAGATCCTGAGTTTCAGCCAGGTTGAAAGCGCGTTAACGACGGAGACGCCGACGCCATGCAAGCCGCCCGACACTTTGTAGGAATTCTGGTCGAATTTCCCGCCAGCGTGCAGCTGGGTCATGATGACCTCGGCCGCCGAAACGCCTTCCTCCTTGTGGATATCCGTCGGAACGCCGCGCCCGTCATCGAGGACGGTCACCGAGCCGTCGGCGTTCAGCGTCACCGCCACCTTTGTGGCGTGTC
It contains:
- the msrB gene encoding peptide-methionine (R)-S-oxide reductase MsrB, whose product is MTQTKEFPVTHSDAEWRSLLTPEQYDIMRGHGTEAPGSCALNYEKRAGVFACAGCGQKLFASKGKFESGTGWPSFNDPIEGAVETQEDGRYGMRRTEVHCSRCGSHLGHVFPDGPPPTHLRYCINGVAMDFLPE
- a CDS encoding dienelactone hydrolase family protein, producing MAALIDGPRLAPKSRNAKQLIVFLHGYGADGSDLIAIAKQWQAFMPDAAFVSPNAPEPCSQAPSGRQWFPLTMRDPNERWIGVNKAAPGLDAFLDAELQRHGLDESKLALVGFSQGTMVALHVGLRRKRALAAIVGYSGAVVGPEHLSQATAHTPAGKAPPILLIHGSEDPVIPTEALFLSAEDLAKADIPTQWHLSMGLGHGIDGAGLMHGGLFLAQCFKLKLDRDAKVRI
- the gyrB gene encoding DNA topoisomerase (ATP-hydrolyzing) subunit B, yielding MAQPAATPPVSLPVETEAYYGADSIKVLRGLDAVRKRPGMYIGDTDDGSGLHHMIYEVVDNAIDEALAGHATKVAVTLNADGSVTVLDDGRGVPTDIHKEEGVSAAEVIMTQLHAGGKFDQNSYKVSGGLHGVGVSVVNALSTWLKLRIWRDGKEHLINFEEGDATAPLQVIGPAPTHEGKPQRGTEVTFLASPATFTMVDYDFATIEHRLRELAFLNSGVRIQLTDARGPEVKTEQLYYDGGLEAFVRYLDRAKSPLLAKPILIKGERENIIVEVALWWNDSYHENVLVFTNNIPQRDGGTHLAGFRAGLTRQVTGYAERSGLLKREKADLTGDDSREGLTCVLSVKVPDPKFSSQTKEKLVSSEVRPAVEGLVNEMLGSWFEEHPQEARVIVGKVVEAAQAREAARKARELTRRKGALDVANLPGKLADCQERDPAKAELFLVEGDSAGGSAKQGRNREYQAVLPLRGKILNVERARFDKMLSSQEIGTLITALGTGIGRDDFNADKLRYHKVIIMTDADVDGSHIRTLLLTFFFRQMRELIERGHLYIAQPPLYKVKRGGSEQYLKDEHAREDYLIGNGLEGAVLRLANGVERAGPDLRSIIEEARIVRHVLSATHSRYDRTIVEQAAIAGALRPIRPDEEAMAEGFATAIAARLDELADDIERGWSGRVENGGYIFTREVRGVRQASTLDAGLLSSSEARRLNEHSATLHDVFARPAQFIRRGDEAQVSGSGDLLDAVMAAGQKGISQMQRYKGLGEMNPEQLWETTLDREARSLLQVKIKEGDDADDIFVKLMGDVVEPRREFIQDNALSVANLDV